tcatgtattttgttgaaaattgttaatttttttattaaaaatgcatttctttgattgaaaattgaactattggatttaaaattctttccaaattttaatatttgtataaaaatgcatgtattttgtttaaaattaatcttttttgtcgaaaaattacctttttgatagaaatgtaatctttctgGCTGAACATTTgcctgtttggtaaaaaattttactattttgctgcattaaaaaaaattcatattgtactaaaaattaaactattctattttatgttaaaaatttatttctttgtttgaaaatttcctttttttgttaaaattaattttttatctaaaagtttaaatattcctttttggattggaaatttattttagtttgttgaaaattaatgcattttttgaaaaaacgtctttttgattaaattaatcttttcgttggaaaagtcaactattttgtttgtaaattcatttttttgattgaaaattcaactactagatttcaaattcttttgaatttggctaaacattttaaatatttacttaataatttatgtattttgttaaaaattaatctttttggttaaaatttgacagttgacaattttactatttcgttgaaaatttattttatttgattgaaaatttatttgtcttctttttgaaaactcgtatttattGCTAGAAAGTTCAGCATGTTggctgatatttttttctttattgtcctaaaataaacatttaaaacggtcaggaaaatgaaaaaatggccaAGAAAAATTCTGGGAAATTTAGAGAACTTCGAAATTAGGATTTTGTAGCAACATTTGTAGTTGCAgcgacagtgaatttattttctgattgtcaattttgaaaatatttagaagaaaaatctgtcaagttcgatttcaaaagtttctaaaataattatttatctttttcaattatggcattattcagtttacaatgtggaattcgaaaatcttctactttaaaaattttccatttagatttttattttaaagaattttaaaatgcagtcttgaagacctgaataattaaaaattagatgcgTTTGAAGTtagaaattttggataaaaaaagcatttatagtttatgaactgtaaatataaatcagttttttttaaaaaagctaacAATAATTGATTAGTCAAATCGattctaaatcctttaaaaattaagaatttccagattttaccgttaaatttaaactttttctattCGAAATTCttagacattaaaaaaatgcaaacgtccgattaaaactttataaactgtttttaacttaaaaataagtccataataattttttaaattaaagactaTCACTAAATTTAAGACAttctttcagtctaaaatattccatttttaatacattcaatttcaaatattttgattaaataaaggaataattatttaatatttagcaatatttgactgtttatgtATGATGAatgaattgaaaccaaatatttaaaatatacaatttgaaactaaattgtttgatatagaaagccttgaatcgttaaaatttcgaagaacttttaaactttgaaaaataaattttttattgttcttttttgttgtaTTATGGTGTTTAAAtagtaattaacattttttggtcattttAAAAGGTGTTTGGAAGTtttcaaaacgttcaaaaataacttaaaacttgaaatgatttcaaataatttaaacaagccGTGCACTAACAAAATTCGGTTATTTgtaacgaaatttcggtacaaatagccatagtataatttaaaacaaaatgtagattttcgcagattaaaaaaaaatgtaggaactTTGTCAGAATTTCGAAaggcttaaaaataataaacacatTTTCGTAAGATGGCTAGGGAAATTGATCCATTTAGAATCCATCAAATAGATCCatttagaactttaaaattttgggattcgcgcaaaaaattttttttgtaaatttaatttttcttatctttgcaaacttcagcgaggtatctttttcttggattaaaacgacctagagttcttaaattcccgaaagtttaagttcaggttatataaccgagaatatgacagaatttaagagaattaaaaagaattacagtgtttcataaacaaattaaaaattttcaaatgtattaatttatttaataaaagtttttctaatttaaaagataaatctttaacaaaatactcgaatcttcaacaaaataattagatttttaacattattcttgaatattcaacataaaaagacaaattgccaacgaaaaagtgtcatagtttatattttaatcaaaaatgaatgaaacttataaacaaaagaaaagaattttaaaaccaaaaagacgaatttccaaaaaataaagatttttcactcaaaaaataaatgtttatctaaattattgaaccttcaaaccagaagacgaattttctcttaaaaattgaattttcaaacaataaaatatgactgttcaacaaaaaattaattttccacggaactgatgcatttttattcataaaaaaggaatcttcaaactaaaaaataatttgtttacaaaaataaaacgcgaatttttaactaaaaaatatcaatcttaaaaaatggaaaagttccattttctgttaaaaaatgaattctaaacaacaaaaaaagaaatatttccactaaacagttaaattttctaccaggcataagcctttaataaaaaaaaatgaaataaaaaaaaagataaattttcaaaaaaacagtttaaccaaaaaggatgactttttagcagaatagttgaattctcagcgctaatagttgcatttttataaaaaaatatgaaatttatcttaaagcagaataattttttattacaaaaaagttgagttttctttctaaaaagattccagttaactcagtaacatcaaaaattgaatttttgcaacaaaaaataagtttctacgaaaaaaattaaatgttcaatccaaaaagacaaaattttttcattcaaacaggatgaattttcaacaaaatagttcaattctctaacaagtagttgcatttttatccaaaaaatatgaattttgtactaaaatagatgaatttataaaaaaaaaattttataattggaactttcatctagaaaatatttcagttcgtttttcaacaccaaaatatagattttaaatataaagtaaattttttacttaatagttaaatttccaagaaaatggtataatagattaatttcgaaccaaacagttgcatttatatacaaaaaaattttatttctcctaaaagcaggtaaactttgaaatagaaaagaaactttcaaaaaaaaaaaaaaagagttgaattttcaacctaaatgttaacgaaaaaatgcagttttctattaattaaaataaattttgagattctcataaattctcagagaatttatttctcggttatattctcggtaatattctcattctcgttacctcAAAGTAATATAATCGGCTCAGAACTTTTTCTCACAATTAAAgctttaattattaaatagaaataatttgcaGCATCAAATGTAGCAACCAAgaagagtttcaaaaaatataactcCTCTCAAAATGGATGTACTAAAACCGGAAATTGTTCTGGTAGATGGGAGATGCTACAGATTTTTTGATAGTACTTCCTGGTCTCAAAATCGAGAGCTAGGTAGTTACGAAGAAGAATCATTTCAGGCAACTTATGATTCAGATCAAGAGGTTTGCGATGGTAACATCGAAATTTTCGCCCACTCTGGTGGCAGATACAAACATTCGTTTCACGTACCTAGGTAATTTCGCCtcttcaaataataatatatttagaaaaataaacaaagaaatgtttaaccctcaaagtgcatacgtgacaaaaatcacggtaaagtgcatagTGGGTGTTCaataccccagcgtatttaatcatgcaTTGTTTagcccctattgaatattttgtcacaataaaattgttcgatatagtttaaggtatattttaaaaggtaaagttgattttatagtcatttatttatttaaagtttgtcaacaaaatttttgaacaaaaagtgaaaaatgggggtttttacttcaaaattcataactcacgcaattttaattgttttcaccTGAAAATTGATGACTATACTTTTCAAATAGTGTATTTTCGCAACAAAAATATTACAgcatgggtgctttcaaaaaagatatttatctgtacagttgaaaaatcaattttatgataaattgatgaatcagattttttgcttttaaatcgatttattattataaaaattaaagaactttgacatgtaatacaataaaaatacaagaaattgaaaaaagagacaactgtattttaacaattatattatatattatattatagtatatgaaaacattgaaaaaaaaattatttcactttatatGATATACTTccgttagaaagtaaacaaaaatcaataaaatttcataataaaaatttgctCCAATATTACTTTTTCACGcactaagtgcacactgggtgttacataccccacgatttttttacttcaactttcagcagctgctgaaatctccaactaaagctagatggcgccacttactcaatttttaccCACAATGCATTTTAAGggtcaaaaatacatttaaaaaatttttcattatatttataaatattgcaaaaatagtgataCCGATTTTTAGACTTAATCGAAAGAATTCTACATTTTCTCAGGGCGATTTACCCATTTATAATCGGACAAAGAGGTGCCACGAAGAAAAGATTTGAAACTGAAACGAAAACTACGATACAGGTTCCTAAACAAGGAGAAGATGGAGACATTAGTAAGTGGCCCTATAATTATAGATTGTTGAtacaaatcttaaattttcaaattgattaatttatttgaagaaagTCTTTTATCCTATAAAAGatgggtttttaacaaaatacttgaatttttaacaatataaataaaatttaaacataatagttgaatttgcaacatttcataccaaaatttcggtgGGAATAGCCcgacctaatttaaaaaaatatatagatttggCAGATCCCGAACTATAAATTTAaacgctttttaagaattttgaaaggcttgagaagaataaaaaacattttccagaaaaattgaaattgattttttattttgaaaaattaattttaatagaaaatttgaaaatattgagaaagatttacaaaattatccaaATTGAATGCAGAAgatataaagaaaatttctttaattttacaggatttaaaaaaaaatcggatcatttttaaagatgctagaagttctgaaaaaatttcaaaagtaatttaaattttgaaaaaaacttaaaacaacttctagatgttttaagatttagaaataaaatttcgaaactttttgaggatttttaaattattaaaaataaaaaaatctaacttttaatttaagaagtgttccgtttataaaaaatggtaatctttcagtttttaatgtttctatcttaaaattgttcaaaatgatataattttgaatttttttggtagtttAACTGAATACTTGAATacccaatttttgaattaaaaatctttaaaattccaattttttttttttcattatctcgaacgaaaaaattttcgattccgaattctttttttttatttcattgaccatgaaaattattttcgaaccgGGAAGTGACCGGGAATTCTTTTCTTCAATTAAAGTGGTCACCgtgaaaaaagtgtcatagtttatatttgattaaaaaaaatgaaattgatttgaaaaaacaagaattttaaaatcagaaagacgaattaaaaaaaagatttcacctaagaaagaaatgaaagtttatctaaattgttgaaccttcaagccaaaaagacgaattttctctaaaaaaattgaatttcaaaataaaaaatatggcttttcagcaaaaaaatatttttacacgaaattgatgcatttctacacaataaaaatgaaatttcaaatgaaagtgtaaatactttgttaaaaattcatatttttaggtagaaaattcaactattttggcagaaaatcaacTTGTGttgtagaaaagttgaatttttggcttcaaaattgaaaaaatggatcggaaaatgtacaattttgttgaaatgtcgtcttttttaaataaatttaattttatattggctgaaaattcaatttcttggttaaaaaataaaaagattcgttaaaaattaattgtcttggttaaagattcataattttagtttaaaattcaacttctttggttaaaaactccactttttcgttgaaaattcgtgttttatgtttaaaaactcaacttttttgtattaaattcgtctttttggcttaaaaaatccaACATTGTGATTCAAACATGGTCTGTTTTTAAtgcattaaactatttttttcttaaaatcaaaatattttttggttgaaatataaaatttattaaagattaatttttatgcttaatgatttatcagtttagtggaaaattcatctctttgctcgtagaaaatccatctgttttctagaaaatttgaaattttaaaaatattgtggaaAAGTTTGCTTGcttatgaattcaactgtttttttttgtttttgtattttcaagtaaaatattatgCTGGGGAgaactcgtttttttaaaatgaattcaaatatctttgattataaattaaaaccttttttgtcgaaatatcaaccattaaatttttgtttttgaaaatttacctttttgtctttaaaattgaacaatttgattaaaaaatctacaatattggagaaaagtcagctttttttatcaggaattcaactggttttgatttaaaagaaaaatctttttggttgaaatatcaactattacatttttattgcgaTTACatttatttcggttaaaaattcaacttatttggtaaaaaaaattccattttttggttgataattcgtctttagggttaataattaactttttctttgaaaattcaattatttcggtaGAAAGaccaactgtttcgtagaaaattttttctttttggcttaaaaattgaactgcttgattaaaaaatctactattttattgaaaattcgtattttcatgaacttaactattttttatttaaaacgaaatttctttacttgaaatgtcgactattgcattttttgttgagacttaatttatttctttggtaaaaattaaattgttatggTATACAATCCACCTGtttgctaaaaaatataatttttgaaataaaaataatttttttaaactcacatttaaatatttcgattgatcattttagttaaaaattcatctctttagtcgaaatttaaactattttgtttaaaaattattatttttaaatggaaattcacCTATCAGCATAAAAATTGagctctgttaaaaatttattttttggttgaaggttcatttttttaaacttcaactgctttgaattatttaattttatttaaaagaatttattcccctattatattaacatattttaatataaaacatattgtataaattatttgcaattctaatctcttaaatttttgtttattgtttataaaatatcaactaaaactttctaaaaaaaagggtgaaagttagaaaattggctagaaatttctaattttaggcgtttcaggaaatttttttaattcaagagggaaatgaagttttaaaaaagtatttcaaatttcaaccaaggaattgaatatttaatcaaaacagttaaattttcaacaaaacatgtaatagttgatatttcaactaaaagagattaattttttttatcaaaaaagttgcatttttaaccaaaaattgggtTTCTACAgaactgacgaattttcaataaaatgcataaatttttaaacaaatagttaactttggtaccaacttgtaaattttcaaacctaaattatgaattttttaagaaacagttacattttgtatcaaatattGGAATTCCTCaccaaaatgtggaatttttaagtaaaaaagacgaattttctataaaacagttgaattttcaacaaaaaagttcatttggaactaattaattgaattttcaacaatatagtttaacaattagttaaaaaaaattcatttaaataaaaaaactaaaaaagaacgaattttcaactaaaattatgattatgaatgttcaaccaaaaaatgaagtttaaaaaaatattttNNNNNNNNNNNNNNNNNNNNNNNNNNNNNNNNNNNNNNNNNNNNNNNNNNNNNNNNNNNNNNNNNNNNNNNNNNNNNNNNNNNNNNNNNNNNNNNNNNNNtcaacaatatagtttaaccattagtttaaaaaaattcatttaaataaaaaaactaaaaaagaacgaattttcaactaaaattatgattatgaatgttcaaacaaaaaatgaagtttagaaAAAGTATTTTAGCCTTGAAACAAggagttgaatatttaatcgaaacagttaaattttcaacgaaaaatgtaatagttaatatttcaactaaaacagattaattttttatcaaaaagttggatttttaatcaaaaaatttgttctctaACAAAACTgactcattttttttacaaaatacgtaaattttcaaacaaatagttaaatttggtatcaaattgtttaattttcaaatcacaaatacgaattttctaagaaagagttcaattttgtactaaatatgGGAATTTCACACCACTTTAAGTTAAAAGACATTAATTTAGAACAAGCAaacaaaaacctaatttttaactaaaattatgaatcttcaaccaaaaaatgaagttttgacatagtagttcaattttcattcgaagagttgaaaagattgaaaacttataaagatcaatttgaaaaaatgataatatttgatctttcaataaaaatacattttaattaaaaataaaaaacagttgaatttaaccagcaaagatgaatttttaacaaaaaactggaatcttcaactaaaacagaataattttcaacccgttgcatttaaaaaattattaaccaattagttaaattttctaccaaaatgtttcATTTGTGAGTCGCAAATACCAATTTCCTGccgaaacaaattcatttttaaccaaacagtagcaATTGAGTCAAgacaatcttttttattaattcaattgttgtattttcaatacaaaaagataaaatttcaacaaaactgttttcaatcaagaagtatGATAATAATctggtataataataatgatgataattTGGATTGTAAGAGGAAAACTGTTCGctgttttctaattgaaatttttattcaatcttaaTTTTATTCGGGCTCTTTAGTTAGTTTAAATTTTCCAGTAATTATTGGTGCTGATCGCAGAAAAATTCTGTCCGCTAGAAACAGAATTGACTTACTGGTCGAAACATCCAGAAAAAAAATGCCGTTCACCCACTTCCTTTCAATACCAATGAATAAGGATAATATAATTAGaggtttcaatcaatttaaatccGAGGTTTTGAATAAAACTGCGAAAGGAGCAAGGGGTGTAAATGAGTCGATTTTTCAAACAGATAAAAAATTGCATCTTACTCtcgatgttttgaaattattggaCAACGAAGAACGAAAATTGGCGGCAAAAAAATTGCTCGCTTGTAGAGAAGATATTATCAAgtaagttggaaatttatttatttatttttttcattatacagGATGTCTATTTAAATCCTGAAGAAAAACATTCCTTTATAGTTTAAGGTTTTCTTTTAGGTATCAAATTTTttacaggtataatttttcagagTATGGAgctattaaaatatttcgcattttttaaaacaatcgactTTCGTgagtttattagaaataatttttccccGAGCTCTAGGAATTATattagaattatttctaaatatattagcaccatttattaataaattaattaaataatatccaaacataattaataattactggAATTTGTCTCCAAAGACCATAAATTTAGATAATAATTGaaaccgatttttttttttatacctaaaatgcagtgcatatttaggtaaaattaatttttcaatttaaaatattgcattttaaacaagagagattcatttttaaccgaatagttgaattttcgacaacagGAAAAATCAGTttccatccaaatagttaaattttggattaaaaggatcagttttcaacctaaaatggaagagttaagttttcagataagaaattaatttttcacaaaaaaattatttaactaaagaaatgaatttttaatacaatagcaAAACTTTCAATGAAGTTGTTTTATTTTcggccaaaaagaagaatttttatctaaaatgataaatatttatctggagtacataaattttcaactataaagatgaattttcaaatgagaatatTAATTgccactaaaaaaaaagaaaagatttttcctgaaaaaatgtaaattttcgactaaataaggctaatttttaatgatatatttataactaaataaggtcattattaacaaaaaatggaatagttcaatataatttcataacaaaaacattcttaaacagttaaatttttaatttaaaatatcaactattacattttttattgagaatttagcttttctcgttgaaaatttaataacatgtttaaaatttgaacaatccgggttgaaaattgaaattttttgtgtcGGATTCGTCCGTTTgacttaaaaagtcaacttttttgttgaaaatttgtctttttgtatccaagattctattattttcatagaaaaatcaactatttggttaaaagtgtaactactgtctcaaaaatttacatttttgggttgaaaattcaacgattttggtcaaaaatcgagtttttttgtagaaaaatgatctttttggctCGAGAATTCATTAAttggattgaaaaatttactattttgctgaaaagttgtattttttatgaaatagtgtttgatttaaaagtaagatctttttttagtggaaatattgacttatacattttttgttttgaatttacaAGCCAAGGTGTGAAATTTGgcagtaaaattattttcttttgtttaaaaaactttttttcttggctcgtaaatataacaattttgttaaaaaatctactagtttattaaaaagtcatcttttttaattatataaattttctgttgtataaaattaaaatactttttagttgaaatatcacctattaaattttttattcatcatttaccttttttggaaaattcaatgacttggttaaaagttgaagaaatttgtttaaactaactgattttaatttattttaaaaaattatacaatgttTCTACTcgaattcaattataaataataaaatttcaacaagacagattaattttttaattaattaataatttaaaatttttttctaatttttcagttaaagaaattaatttttcgcaaaaaataattattccactAAAGAACTGAACTTTtagtaaaagattaaaattttaaccatgtacttttattttcatccaaaaagatgactttttaactacaattatgaatattttaaattaaaattattattatttcaaattattaatattcatattaatattcaattaataatacattttcattattatgtttaactagaatacttgaatttcccaacaagaaaattaatttttgacaaaaaatacgatttttctaaaaaaaatataattcaatttgcagtttaaaaaatttattttccccccaaaaaaggactaatttaagaaaaaaagttatattttcacatagggtgttgaatttttaactaaaattatgaatctttaactgcattagttgaattttaaaggaaaaatatgaattttcaactaaaattatgaatatttaactaaaataattgaattttcaaacaaaaggatctttttctaccaaaagaaaaaacgaatatttaataataataataattataacaaatgagatgaattttcaattcaaattatgaatcttcaaaaaaaattgttacaaaacagtttaagtttcaaacaagtaactaaattttcatttcaaaaatattaattctgaacaaaatattaagtagttgatatttcaacaaaaaatattttaatttttaatcaaaaacattcaacaaaaaaagaacattttaaacatGAGTTGAATAAATTGGTAGAAagctaaactatttggttgagcatattttcggattaaaaattcaattgtattctaaatatttagtctttttgactttaaaattcgaaaactaGGTTGACAAATCATACAATTTgttgaatgttcattttttttaacaaaaattaattttgttatacgaaaattcaactgttttttttaccgaatttatacattttataggAAAATTCGCCGTATTTGGTTGATTTGAACttcctgaaaattcgttttctttttggttgagaattaaattttttaactgaaatctcattattagttgaaaaaaaaatttttaattgaaaattgttccttttaagttgaaaatttatctttttggttgagattcaatcttttttggtcgaaaattaatctgctttgttaaaaatgaattattttttgttaaaaattcaacaatttggcagaaaattaaactatttggttggaaaattttcggattgaaaattcaactgtttttggctgcaaatttaaatttttggtcgaaaattaactattgggttaaaagttaaattattctgttaaaaatttaattatatttttaaaaattaaaaaaaaattgcatctataaatgcaactggttgaaaattactctgttttagttgaagatttcagtctgttatcaaaaattcatctttgctggttaaattcaactgtttttttatttttcattaaaatgtatttttactgaaagtttaaatattattattttttttctaattgatatttttaggtcACATA
This DNA window, taken from Belonocnema kinseyi isolate 2016_QV_RU_SX_M_011 chromosome 9, B_treatae_v1, whole genome shotgun sequence, encodes the following:
- the LOC117180004 gene encoding activating signal cointegrator 1 complex subunit 1-like, which translates into the protein MDVLKPEIVLVDGRCYRFFDSTSWSQNRELGSYEEESFQATYDSDQEVCDGNIEIFAHSGGRYKHSFHVPRAIYPFIIGQRGATKKRFETETKTTIQVPKQGEDGDIIIIGADRRKILSARNRIDLLVETSRKKMPFTHFLSIPMNKDNIIRGFNQFKSEVLNKTAKGARGVNESIFQTDKKLHLTLDVLKLLDNEERKLAAKKLLACREDIIKPFLKENGPINIEVRGIECMNDDPAEVNVLYAIIVDKDGYLQDLSERIVDYFVEEGLIQRQYNRVKLHMTIMNIRFSKKDDDESANERMRETFDASNILKVHKNTFFGKTTLSTLHLSQRHTKNDSGYYKETEKIEF